One segment of Stegostoma tigrinum isolate sSteTig4 chromosome 24, sSteTig4.hap1, whole genome shotgun sequence DNA contains the following:
- the zgc:114119 gene encoding mediator of RNA polymerase II transcription subunit 30-like, with protein sequence MTALPGAGPRIPGLHSQTAAPVPPQQPQSALREITCVTLCKVGQETVQDIVARTMDIFHMLRATQLPNGVTQNHMMYQERYNKLQEHLRQLTLLFKKLRLLYDKCGEMCGVSDVSVTELIPFVGEEPFRPSDLPNVGSLANKECQEILKKLHQKNHELKHIMDQLRNLIWDINSMLAMRN encoded by the exons ATGACAGCACTACCTGGCGCTGGGCCAAGGATTCCTGGCCTACACTCTCAGACCGCAGCGCCAGTACCCCCACAGCAGCCTCAAAGTGCCCTGCGTGAGATCACATGTGTCACCCTCTGCAAAGTTGGCCAGGAGACTGTTCAGGACATTGTGGCACGTACAATGGACATCTTCCACATGCTCCGGGCAACGCAG CTTCCGAATGGAGTCACACAAAATCACATGATGTACCAGGAACGGTACAACAAACTCCAGGAGCACCTGCGCCAGCTCACCCTGCTCTTCAAGAAGCTACGGTTGCTGTATGATAAGTGTGGAGAGATGTGTGGTGTCTCTGACGTCTCTGTTACAGAG TTGATTCCTTTTGTGGGTGAGGAGCCCTTCAGACCTTCAGACCTTCCGAACGTTGGCAGTTTAGCAAACAAAGAGTGCCAGGAAATCCTCAAG AAACTACATCAGAAGAACCATGAATTGAAGCATATTATGGACCAGCTACGAAATCTCATTTGGGACATCAATTCTATGCTGGCAATGAGGAACTAA